A stretch of Synechococcus sp. MIT S9220 DNA encodes these proteins:
- a CDS encoding metallothionein → MMATVLKCACPDCNCDAGGSSAVQRNGQSFCSDACANGHPNDEPCHDGAGACGCRCGG, encoded by the coding sequence ATGATGGCAACAGTCTTGAAATGTGCATGCCCAGACTGCAACTGCGATGCTGGCGGTTCGTCTGCTGTTCAAAGAAACGGCCAAAGTTTTTGTTCTGATGCTTGCGCCAATGGGCACCCCAACGATGAGCCTTGTCATGATGGCGCAGGCGCTTGTGGTTGTCGTTGTGGCGGATAG